One region of Malania oleifera isolate guangnan ecotype guangnan chromosome 6, ASM2987363v1, whole genome shotgun sequence genomic DNA includes:
- the LOC131157183 gene encoding uncharacterized protein LOC131157183 produces the protein MASSRTRATIISYIASRIYFLLIIFQVPLFRVSCRFGICTTPVEVASSNLIASDVCPATVVKAFLYPGAVANALIKNKTIPSYNDLMLNAHDFTSVKVAPARTDLRHLELVTGSYLCVVGALLGLLRRGRISLFGTVLVLWGIMKEDFLRAPQNGDGTKANSIYPTMFIAVLSAFLSIRGDVRKIVHSYRAQHVEKPPWATSKAKHK, from the exons ATGGCGTCTTCCAGAACGCGGGCAACCATCATATCCTACATTGCCTCTCGCATTTACTTCCTTCTCatcatttttcaagttcctctTTTTAG GGTCTCCTGTAGATTTGGAATATGTACAACACCAGTAGAGGTGGCATCCTCTAATCTGATTGCGAGTGATGTCTGCCCTGCAACTGTAGTAAAGGCCTTTCTCTACCCAGGAGCAGTTGCAAATGCTCTCATTAAGAACAAAACCATCCCAAGTTACAACGACCTCATGCTGAATGCTCATGACTTCACCAGTGTCAAGGTGGCCCCTGCAAGAACAGATCTGCGGCACTTAGAG CTTGTTACGGGAAGCTACTTGTGTGTGGTGGGAGCATTACTGGGACTCTTAAGACGGGGCAGGATTAGCCTGTTCGGCACAGTTCTTGTTCTTTGGGGCATAATGAAGGAAGATTTTCTCAGAGCACCTCAAAATGGAGATGGTACAAAAGCTAACAGCATCTACCCAACAATGTTCATTGCTGTGCTTTCTGCCTTCTTGTCCATTAGAGGAGATGTGAGAAAGATAGTTCACAGTTACAGGGCTCAGCATGTTGAAAAGCCTCCTTGGGCAACTTCGAAAGCAAAGCACAAGTGA